Proteins encoded by one window of Glycine soja cultivar W05 chromosome 15, ASM419377v2, whole genome shotgun sequence:
- the LOC114388530 gene encoding secretory carrier-associated membrane protein-like, which produces MAHRYDSNPFDEEEVNPFSEPAVRGKTSSQSSYSGGAFYTTNPGSVAPATNSRLSPLNPEPADYNYGFGATVDIPLDPSTDLKKKEKELQAKEAELRKREQEVRRKEEAAARAGIVLEEKNWPPFFPIIHHDIANEIPIHLQRLQYVAFTSLLGLALCLTWNIVAVTSAWIKGEGVKIWFLAIIYFIAGIPGAYVLWYRPLYRAFRTDSALNFGWFFLFYLLHLGFCILAAVAPPIVFKGKSLTGILSAIDVVGDHAVIGIFYFVGFGLFCIETLISIWVIQQVYMYFRGSGKAAEMKREAARGAMRAAI; this is translated from the exons ATGGCTCATCGCTACGATAGTAATCCCTTCGACGAAGAAGAAGTCAACCCCTTCTCC GAACCAGCTGTAAGGGGAAAAACATCAAGCCAATCAAGTTATAGCGGGGGTGCATTTTACACTACA AATCCTGGAAGTGTTGCCCCTGCCACAAATTCAAGGCTATCTCCTCTTAATCCTGAACCCGCTGATTATAACTATGGCTTTGGTGCGACAGTTGATATACCTCTTGATCCATCAACG gatttgaaaaaaaaggaaaaggaactcCAAGCCAAGGAGGCTGAATTGAGAAAAAGGGAACAG GAAGTCAGACGGAAAGAAGAAGCTGCTGCACGAG CTGGAATTGTTCTTGAGGAGAAGAATTGGCCGCCATTTTTCCCAATTATCCATCATGATATTGCTAATGAAATACCAATTCATCTTCAAAGATTGCAGTATGTTGCATTTACTTCATTGTTAG GATTGGCATTGTGCCTCACATGGAATATTGTAGCTGTCACTTCAGCTTGGATTAAGGGAGAAG GAGTGAAAATATGGTTTCTTGCTATTATCTACTTCATAGCAGGAATTCCTGGAGCATATGTCTTGTGGTATCGCCCATTATATCGTGCTTTTAG GACTGACAGTGCTTTGAATTTTGGAtggtttttcttgttttacCTG CTTCACCTAGGATTCTGTATCTTAGCTGCAGTTGCTCCTCCCATAGTTTTCAAAGGAAAATCCTTGAC AGGCATTCTGTCAGCCATAGATGTGGTGGGTGACCATGCAGTGATTGGA ATTTTCTACTTTGTTGGATTTGGATTGTTCTGCATTGAAACATTGATCAGTATCTGGGTTATTCAG CAAGTATATATGTACTTCCGTGGCAGTGGTAAGGCTGCTGAGATGAAGCGGGAGGCTGCAAGAGGAGCAATGAGGGCTGCAATATGA
- the LOC114388249 gene encoding uncharacterized protein LOC114388249 isoform X1 has product MTSIKSLRWLMRKKSGLSDGGKSSFKMKHLPFLAVLCTIMLFIVYRTTKYQYHQEEIDKKWSFWGQPKVYPSTYGKLKGLPRGIIHDNSDLELRPLWSRSSSRSKAVYSNSNLLAVPVGIKQKQNVDAMVQKFLQENFTIILFHYDGNVDGWWNLDWSSKAIHIIARNQTKWWFAKRFLHPDIVSIYDYIFLWDEDLGVEHFSPSRYVEIIKREGLEISQPALDPNSTEIHHRITIRARTKKFHRRVYERRGSTRCSDLSEGPPCTGFVEGMAPVFSQSAWYCTWHLIQNDLVHGWGVDMKLGYCAQGDRTKKVGVVDSEYVFHKGIQTLGGSGHRMTKVSKLQRTTMQKQGGVGIDVRTEIRRQSTWEFEIFKERWNKAIGADKNWVDPFKSDQRRIRKWRDTQRLAKNNI; this is encoded by the exons ATGACGTCTATCAAATCATTGAGATGGCTGATGAGAAAAAAGAGTGGATTGTCTGATGGG GgtaaatcaagtttcaagatgaAACATCTGCCTTTTCTGGCAGTTTTGTGCACGATAATGTTATTCATTGTGTATAGAACCACAAAGTATCAGTATCACCAAGAAGAG ATTGACAAAAAATGGAGTTTCTGGGGACAACCAAAG GTGTATCCTTCAACTTATGGGAAGTTGAAAGGCTTGCCACGAGGTATAATACATGATAATTCAGATTTGGAGTTAAGACCATTATGGTCAAGAAGTAGTTCAAGATCAAAG GCTGTTTACTCTAACTCTAACTTACTGGCAGTTCCAGTTGGTATTAAACAAAAGCAGAATGTTGATGCTATGGTGCAAAAG TTTCTTCAAGAAAACttcacaattattttattcCATTATGATGGCAATGTGGATGGATGGTGGAATCTTGACTGGAGTAGCAAGGCCATACACATTATTGCTCGGAATCAAACAAAGTG GTGGTTTGCAAAAAGGTTTCTACATCCAGATATAGTGTCTATTTATGATTATATCTTTCTCTGGGATGAGGATCTAGGTGTGGAGCATTTTTCACCTTCAAG atatGTTgaaattataaagagagaaggTTTGGAGATATCTCAACCAGCTCTTGACCCAAATTCAACAGAGATACACCATAGAATTACAATTAGAGCTAGAACCAAGAAATTTCATAG AAGAGTCTATGAACGCAGAGGCAGTACAAGGTGTTCAGATTTAAGTGAGGGACCGCCGTGCACTGG GTTTGTGGAAGGTATGGCTCCTGTTTTCTCTCAATCTGCCTGGTACTGCACTTGGCATCTTATACAG AATGACCTTGTCCATGGATGGGGAGTTGATATGAAGCTAGGATATTGTGCACAG GGAGATCGAACTAAAAAGGTGGGAGTTGTTGACAGCGAATATGTTTTTCACAAGGGAATACAAACTCTGGGGGGGAGTGGTCACAGAATGACAAAG GTTTCGAAACTACAAAGGACAACTATG CAGAAACAAGGTGGAGTAGGAATTGATGTGCGAACTGAG ATAAGAAGGCAATCGACATGGGAATTTGAAATCTTCAAAGAGCGTTGGAATAAAGCCATTGGTGCAGACAAAAACTGGGTTGATCCATTTAAGAGTGACCAAAGACGCATAAGAAAATGGCGTGACACGCAACGCCTTGCTAAGAACAATATTTAA
- the LOC114388249 gene encoding uncharacterized protein LOC114388249 isoform X2: MTSIKSLRWLMRKKSGLSDGGKSSFKMKHLPFLAVLCTIMLFIVYRTTKYQYHQEEIDKKWSFWGQPKVYPSTYGKLKGLPRGIIHDNSDLELRPLWSRSSSRSKAVYSNSNLLAVPVGIKQKQNVDAMVQKFLQENFTIILFHYDGNVDGWWNLDWSSKAIHIIARNQTKWWFAKRFLHPDIVSIYDYIFLWDEDLGVEHFSPSRYVEIIKREGLEISQPALDPNSTEIHHRITIRARTKKFHRRVYERRGSTRCSDLSEGPPCTGFVEGMAPVFSQSAWYCTWHLIQNDLVHGWGVDMKLGYCAQGDRTKKVGVVDSEYVFHKGIQTLGGSGHRMTKVSKLQRTTMKQGGVGIDVRTEIRRQSTWEFEIFKERWNKAIGADKNWVDPFKSDQRRIRKWRDTQRLAKNNI, translated from the exons ATGACGTCTATCAAATCATTGAGATGGCTGATGAGAAAAAAGAGTGGATTGTCTGATGGG GgtaaatcaagtttcaagatgaAACATCTGCCTTTTCTGGCAGTTTTGTGCACGATAATGTTATTCATTGTGTATAGAACCACAAAGTATCAGTATCACCAAGAAGAG ATTGACAAAAAATGGAGTTTCTGGGGACAACCAAAG GTGTATCCTTCAACTTATGGGAAGTTGAAAGGCTTGCCACGAGGTATAATACATGATAATTCAGATTTGGAGTTAAGACCATTATGGTCAAGAAGTAGTTCAAGATCAAAG GCTGTTTACTCTAACTCTAACTTACTGGCAGTTCCAGTTGGTATTAAACAAAAGCAGAATGTTGATGCTATGGTGCAAAAG TTTCTTCAAGAAAACttcacaattattttattcCATTATGATGGCAATGTGGATGGATGGTGGAATCTTGACTGGAGTAGCAAGGCCATACACATTATTGCTCGGAATCAAACAAAGTG GTGGTTTGCAAAAAGGTTTCTACATCCAGATATAGTGTCTATTTATGATTATATCTTTCTCTGGGATGAGGATCTAGGTGTGGAGCATTTTTCACCTTCAAG atatGTTgaaattataaagagagaaggTTTGGAGATATCTCAACCAGCTCTTGACCCAAATTCAACAGAGATACACCATAGAATTACAATTAGAGCTAGAACCAAGAAATTTCATAG AAGAGTCTATGAACGCAGAGGCAGTACAAGGTGTTCAGATTTAAGTGAGGGACCGCCGTGCACTGG GTTTGTGGAAGGTATGGCTCCTGTTTTCTCTCAATCTGCCTGGTACTGCACTTGGCATCTTATACAG AATGACCTTGTCCATGGATGGGGAGTTGATATGAAGCTAGGATATTGTGCACAG GGAGATCGAACTAAAAAGGTGGGAGTTGTTGACAGCGAATATGTTTTTCACAAGGGAATACAAACTCTGGGGGGGAGTGGTCACAGAATGACAAAG GTTTCGAAACTACAAAGGACAACTATG AAACAAGGTGGAGTAGGAATTGATGTGCGAACTGAG ATAAGAAGGCAATCGACATGGGAATTTGAAATCTTCAAAGAGCGTTGGAATAAAGCCATTGGTGCAGACAAAAACTGGGTTGATCCATTTAAGAGTGACCAAAGACGCATAAGAAAATGGCGTGACACGCAACGCCTTGCTAAGAACAATATTTAA
- the LOC114388249 gene encoding uncharacterized protein LOC114388249 isoform X3: MKHLPFLAVLCTIMLFIVYRTTKYQYHQEEIDKKWSFWGQPKVYPSTYGKLKGLPRGIIHDNSDLELRPLWSRSSSRSKAVYSNSNLLAVPVGIKQKQNVDAMVQKFLQENFTIILFHYDGNVDGWWNLDWSSKAIHIIARNQTKWWFAKRFLHPDIVSIYDYIFLWDEDLGVEHFSPSRYVEIIKREGLEISQPALDPNSTEIHHRITIRARTKKFHRRVYERRGSTRCSDLSEGPPCTGFVEGMAPVFSQSAWYCTWHLIQNDLVHGWGVDMKLGYCAQGDRTKKVGVVDSEYVFHKGIQTLGGSGHRMTKVSKLQRTTMQKQGGVGIDVRTEIRRQSTWEFEIFKERWNKAIGADKNWVDPFKSDQRRIRKWRDTQRLAKNNI; this comes from the exons atgaAACATCTGCCTTTTCTGGCAGTTTTGTGCACGATAATGTTATTCATTGTGTATAGAACCACAAAGTATCAGTATCACCAAGAAGAG ATTGACAAAAAATGGAGTTTCTGGGGACAACCAAAG GTGTATCCTTCAACTTATGGGAAGTTGAAAGGCTTGCCACGAGGTATAATACATGATAATTCAGATTTGGAGTTAAGACCATTATGGTCAAGAAGTAGTTCAAGATCAAAG GCTGTTTACTCTAACTCTAACTTACTGGCAGTTCCAGTTGGTATTAAACAAAAGCAGAATGTTGATGCTATGGTGCAAAAG TTTCTTCAAGAAAACttcacaattattttattcCATTATGATGGCAATGTGGATGGATGGTGGAATCTTGACTGGAGTAGCAAGGCCATACACATTATTGCTCGGAATCAAACAAAGTG GTGGTTTGCAAAAAGGTTTCTACATCCAGATATAGTGTCTATTTATGATTATATCTTTCTCTGGGATGAGGATCTAGGTGTGGAGCATTTTTCACCTTCAAG atatGTTgaaattataaagagagaaggTTTGGAGATATCTCAACCAGCTCTTGACCCAAATTCAACAGAGATACACCATAGAATTACAATTAGAGCTAGAACCAAGAAATTTCATAG AAGAGTCTATGAACGCAGAGGCAGTACAAGGTGTTCAGATTTAAGTGAGGGACCGCCGTGCACTGG GTTTGTGGAAGGTATGGCTCCTGTTTTCTCTCAATCTGCCTGGTACTGCACTTGGCATCTTATACAG AATGACCTTGTCCATGGATGGGGAGTTGATATGAAGCTAGGATATTGTGCACAG GGAGATCGAACTAAAAAGGTGGGAGTTGTTGACAGCGAATATGTTTTTCACAAGGGAATACAAACTCTGGGGGGGAGTGGTCACAGAATGACAAAG GTTTCGAAACTACAAAGGACAACTATG CAGAAACAAGGTGGAGTAGGAATTGATGTGCGAACTGAG ATAAGAAGGCAATCGACATGGGAATTTGAAATCTTCAAAGAGCGTTGGAATAAAGCCATTGGTGCAGACAAAAACTGGGTTGATCCATTTAAGAGTGACCAAAGACGCATAAGAAAATGGCGTGACACGCAACGCCTTGCTAAGAACAATATTTAA